Genomic DNA from Oryza sativa Japonica Group chromosome 5, ASM3414082v1:
ATGTATAAGCAACAACAGTGGTAGACACAGTATACAATTTTAGCCTCGCAAAACTGGACGCAGTAATATGTTGTAAATAGGTCAATCCATGTGCATATTGTCACCGTCACAGCTTTTAAAGCAATTCTGGTCCAATGACTGTTCCTAAAAGGCAATCTGTAATATCCAAAAATTTTTTTTTAGTGTTCCAATAATATCTTAGAATATTTACAGAATCAAAAGCTCCAAACTACATAACAAAACCCTTgagaattttcaaatttaaattcaatgGAAATTAGTAGTAGCATATGTATACAGAAAGATAGTATGTTTAATATATAAATGTAGCCAGCTCCTTAAGTTGTATTAATATATTAGCTGTTTCCTTTATGTTTGAATTTTCACAGTTGATTACATAGATCTTGATGTGCCCTGATCTTTTGTAGGGTTCAAGTGTACCTTTGGTTGTTAAATGGGCTGACACTGAGAAGGAAAGACAAGCTCGAAAAGCACAAAAGGCTCAATTTCACCCATCTAATATGTCAAATCCAAATGCAATGCAACAGTCTTCATTATTTGGAGCTATGCAGATGGGATATGTACCACAGTATAATGGTTATGGCTACCAGGTAAATTATGACTTAAAAAGTCTTGAGATTTTAGAACATCACACAACCACATAATTATTCCTAGAATACAAGTAATCCTATTCCTAACTTGCTTTTCAGTCTtctaaaaaaccaaaaatcaTTGCCAAGCGCATGGTCTCTGAAAACCTATAGCTGTTCGTCTGTCGTTCCTCATGTTGTCCTCTGGCTGTATCTTTGCTTATTATTGAACAGTTATTATTGCAAATAGCTAAACAGTTAACTTCACTATTATGCTTAACATTAAAGTGCATTCTTTTAAACTGCTACAGTTTGCACCTTCCTTAGAACTAGGTTGAAACACAGTGTGGTTTGCTAGACAACTTAGCTTTGTATACTCTGCACCTGAGTATGATCTGGCTTGAATTGTGGGATGTAACTATATTTCTGTTGATCTGTGCAGCCACAAGGAACCTATGGACTAATGCAGTACCCTTTATCTCCTATGCAAAATCAAGCTGCCTTCCCGAATATGGTTCAGTCTGTTAATCAAGGAAGCTCTATTCGTGGAGTCAATTCTGAACTTTCACCTAATTCTGCTCCTAGATCGTTTAACTCAATGCAGTTAGGCAGTCCTTATTCGCCTGTGCCTAGTATGCAGTATCCGGGATCATATCCTGGTAATGCTATCAATAGTCGTCCTTTTGTGAATTCTCACAATTCAATGAAAGTTCCAAATGCGAATGCTAGTTCTCCCACTTCTTCAAGTACTAGCAGCAACCCCGGTCCTCAGATAGAGGGTTTGTCTCTATTACACTCCTGAAAATTAGTTTATTACCTGTTAGATCTCAAATTCATTTtatagatgattttttttcatgtgtacAGGTCCTCCTGGAGCCAATTTATTTATCTACCACATCCCTCAAGAATTTGGCGACCAAGATCTTGCCGGTGCCTTTCAGGGTTTTGGTAGAGTACTGAGTGCTAAAGTTTTTGTAGACAAAGCAACTGGTCTTAGTAAATGCTTCGGTAATTAACTTGTCCTAACTGCTAACCATTGATTGTATTATCATGCTTTGTTAACTGGTTCCTGATTGGGTGCAGGTTTTATAAGCTATGATTCTCCTGCTTCTGCACAGACAGCCATTAGTATGATGAACGGATACCAATTAGGTGGTAAAAAACTGAAAGTACAACTCAAGAGAGACAACAGCAAGCACAGTAAAACTTATTGACAGCGACCTTTTGTATGCCCACACGATCAGGAAAATTGGTACATATGTGTCACACAAATTGATCGTTACAGTTGTTACCTCTGGCCTCCACCATGTGTTGTAAGGTGGCGGCTTGTGTATCTTTGTTCAATTCACATTCTTGAAAATTTGTTACATTGTGTAATTTGTTGCAGCATAGTTGTAGAATCTGTACCATCAGATCCATTGTACATCATCAGATATTAATTCATTcaattgtttctttctttttcaccACTCACGAATCATTCGGAGAGCATATCATCTCATGTTGTAAACCTGGCACACTCCAGCATTCTTAtgccttcttttttctttttttttttttttgcctgttgCTTAGTACGTAAATGGCAATGACTGGTTGGATGAGCATACAAGAAATTTGGAATTGCTATGATATGGCACACATTCAATCTAGTTGATTGCTATGATCTATCAAAGAGATCTATTAATGATTTACTATGAAAGACATCATAAAAATCACAAAAGGAAACGGTGCCTTTATGTTTGATTGTTGAACTAATCTGGTAGTTACCTTACACCAGGATTTGTTGCTGCTTGGGAACAGTACGATCTAATTCAGTAAATACGTTTTCTCTAGGCCAGGTAAACATACCTAGCATGTTAATTCGGATACAGAGCGTTTCGCACAGGGTACAAAATTTACTCAGAAGACTGCTGCCAGAAACTCGCAGGAGAAGACGGTAAACTGCCAGAATTGAGAATTATCAAACGTGTATGGATCACCGAAGAGTTTCGAGATTTGGTATTTTTTCCACTCCACAAAATGGGTTTCGTTTATTCGCCATCTTAGCCCATGTCACTGTCACGTAGTGACAACATATTTAGAGTGGTAAAACATCAAAAAATTCCAGAATTTGATCCATCGAGAACTGAAAGAAACTGCCATATGCTCCCATGTAAAACGGTATAAGCATCTAATATTGGATTCCACCATCATTTTTCAGCACTATTACACTGCAAACGCAGGACAGAGCTTCACCTGTGCAACAACAGAAGGGGCCTGCCACCTCCTTGGCTTTGACCACTACACACAGGTATGCTTGTTTTTGCATTTGCCCCGCCCATATTTACATGTTTCTAACACAATATACACCACCCACCTGACCTGGATGCGCAATTTCGCGCATGAGCAACTTCAGTTATCTTCTGAAGACGGCCGGTGATCGGTGAGGCTGCTTATTTTTGGAGTATATATTCTGTTTAGATAGTCTGCCCTCCTTATGGTAGACCCATTAGCATGCACAACAGGAATGCAAGAGCCCATTGACACGAATGCTGCCGCGTGGCATATGCTGCAATAGAACTACTTCAGATAAGTTGAAAGAGAGAGGGTTATTCAAGTATGAAGACAGTAACAGACATGAACAATTCACTAAGTTGTAACTAAGTTTGACATAAACGCATGACGTTATTTTAGTGACATTCAATATATGCGACATCTAGAGGTGGTTGAACAGGTATAAAGTTTCAGAAAGCAATAAACCAGAATTTGATTGATGAGAAGTTGCATATAAGAGAAACGCCCAGGGGTCTTCCAgcggtgggctagacgacctggatTCGAAGCcacaccccttctaattatttgatattaggtcattccctaatattcgcgtcTTTTTAGAAGTTGCATATAATAGAcctacaaatttaaaaactatCTACCTATAACAAGTCCCAAGCCTTATATAATACTACCACCCCCTTTTGAGTTTGAAaagtaattatttgatattaggtcgtTCCCTAATATTCACGTCTTTTGAGTTTGAAaagtaattatttgatattaggtcattccctaatattcgcgtcTTTTTAGAAGTTGCATATAATAGAcctacaaatttaaaaactatCGACCTATAACAAGTCCCAAGCCTTATATTATTACTACCACCCCTTTTTGAGTTTGAAAAGCATAAAATTGCAAAATCCTTGATATCAATTTATCAAGTACAATATTGCTAAAAAATAATGAATCTGGCAGTATGGAACCGTGGAAAGAACAGTACTCACATGAGTGAGGAGCAGGGGCCACAGCTGGCGATTGGGCAGTACTATGTGCATGAGCAAGTACTGGAGATGGATCAGAGGGGCTATGGTGCCTATTTGGGTTATTCGGAGAGTGATGAACAGAAGTTGATGGACTGATAGGTGATGGTGACACAGCACGAGGCATGTTGGCAGGTGAATCAAAGTGATTATTGTGTTTACTAGGTACTGGCTCAGCTGCTGGTGCTACAGGAGTTCTATTCTTTGGCTTATTGGTGTATGGATGTGAAAAACTAGACGGTGGAGATCTATATTTGGGTTGTTCAACAGGAGAATGTACAGGTGCAGGAGACGGACACAAATGCCTTTTTTCTTCATGActatggtggtggtgatggtggtggtggtggtgatggtgatgttgatgatgattgtgatggCCTTGTTGAGGCAAGGGTGCTGGACTAGGTGCATCAGAGTCACTTCCACTGTGCAGAGAATGTCTAAGATAAGATGAGAGGCTTATCTGCTTTACTTTGCCAAACACCGTGTGGTTCAGGCCCAAGTTTCCTGAAGATGAATTAGCAATTGTTTTAGCCAACTGCTTCATCCTTGGAAGGGAGGGCTGGTGATTACCAACTTCAAGAACAATGGAGGCCTGAACAATTGTTGGTGGTCTCACCGTTGAACCTTCTGAATTTGTTAGTTTGATGTAGAGGTTCTGCAAAGTACAAGAGTTGAAATTAAATTCAATAGACAAAAAAAGAGATCCAATGGCGTGCACCAGTTTCTGTGACCCAGTAGACTAGTAATTATTGACTCCCACCATAGATATTCTAACATACAACAAAATAAGCATCAAGGGTCTTAAGACTCCTAGGGCAAGTGTGGAATAAATAATAACACGAAGAAAATCACGCATAACTTGTGACATTTTAATTACTTTTGTGATAGACCACTTGTATCACAGGGAATATGTATTATGTAGTAGAGCTATCTGTTTGTTTTCCATTCTCAAATGTTTTAGCTTCAATAAAGTATGCAAAGACAACAATATATG
This window encodes:
- the LOC4338600 gene encoding RNA-binding protein BRN1, producing MAEDGGGDRDQQNQQQQQEEAAAPAAAAAGVGGGEEQGNGRGEESVKLFVGQVPKQMTEDELAAMFAAVAVVDEVTLIRDKATKASRGCCFLICPSREEADKAVNAYHNKRTLPGASSPLQVKYADGELERLEHKLFIGMLPKNVTDAEMTDLFSQYGNIKDLQILRGSQQTSKAGCAFLKYETKEQALAAIEALNGKHKIEGSSVPLVVKWADTEKERQARKAQKAQFHPSNMSNPNAMQQSSLFGAMQMGYVPQYNGYGYQPQGTYGLMQYPLSPMQNQAAFPNMVQSVNQGSSIRGVNSELSPNSAPRSFNSMQLGSPYSPVPSMQYPGSYPGNAINSRPFVNSHNSMKVPNANASSPTSSSTSSNPGPQIEGPPGANLFIYHIPQEFGDQDLAGAFQGFGRVLSAKVFVDKATGLSKCFGFISYDSPASAQTAISMMNGYQLGGKKLKVQLKRDNSKHSKTY
- the LOC4338601 gene encoding uncharacterized protein isoform X1 translates to MGKAVAGQRREQPEAAGGGRGGGGDGGGGGGCRGGAVRPQCVAALLLGAAMALSALFLLKPFAAHRARAGAPPPPGPPGDAFAADIVASFMLQKTVSELSGSTSKLEFDIYGEIGIPNSTVAVNFLQPIGAPNWTNVIFSIVPYPKYSSISSMYLSILRASFMSLVVEQSTLHLTESLFGDTSLFEVLKFPGGITIIPPQAAFLLQKPYASFNFTLNFPIYKVQGRMNELKDQMKAGLQLDPYENLYIKLTNSEGSTVRPPTIVQASIVLEVGNHQPSLPRMKQLAKTIANSSSGNLGLNHTVFGKVKQISLSSYLRHSLHSGSDSDAPSPAPLPQQGHHNHHQHHHHHHHHHHHHHSHEEKRHLCPSPAPVHSPVEQPKYRSPPSSFSHPYTNKPKNRTPVAPAAEPVPSKHNNHFDSPANMPRAVSPSPISPSTSVHHSPNNPNRHHSPSDPSPVLAHAHSTAQSPAVAPAPHSSYATRQHSCQWALAFLLCMLMGLP
- the LOC4338601 gene encoding uncharacterized protein isoform X2; translated protein: MGKAVAGQRREQPEAAGGGRGGGGDGGGGGGCRGGAVRPQCVAALLLGAAMALSALFLLKPFAAHRARAGAPPPPGPPGDAFAADIVASFMLQKTVSELSGSTSKLEFDIYGEIGIPNSTVAVNFLQPIGAPNWTNVIFSIVPYPKYSSISSMYLSILRASFMSLVVEQSTLHLTESLFGDTSLFEVLKFPGGITIIPPQAAFLLQKPYASFNFTLNFPIYKVQGRMNELKDQMKAGLQLDPYENLYIKLTNSEGSTVRPPTIVQASIVLEVGNHQPSLPRMKQLAKTIANSSSGNLGLNHTVFGKVKQISLSSYLRHSLHSGSDSDAPSPAPLPQQGHHNHHQHHHHHHHHHHHHHSHEEKRHLCPSPAPVHSPVEQPKYRSPPSSFSHPYTNKPKNRTPVAPAAEPVPSKHNNHFDSPANMPRAVSPSPISPSTSVHHSPNNPNRHHSPSDPSPVLAHAHSTAQSPAVAPAPHSFLLQHMPRGSIRVNGLLHSCCAC